GGCTACCTCGACGACCTGCTGCAATGCGTCCGTCGAATACATCAGTCTCCTTGGGTCTCGGGTGAACGAGCGGCGTCCACGTCCGTTGCGGGAGCGGACTGCACGAGCAGGCGTCGGGTCGCAGCGGCCACCACCGCGGCGCTCACGAACACCGCTGCGGTCGTGGCGGTTGCGCCGAGCCAGACATCGGTTCTGCCGAGCTGGACATAGATCGACACCGCGGCCGCGGCTGCCAGTACTGCGGCAGCCGATGCGAGTACCGGCACTCGCGCCAGCGCGGCCGCGAGCATCAATGCCGACACGGCGAGCAGGACCAGCGCGCCGACCAGGTTGTAATTACCGAGCGAGAACTCGAGCTTCTCGTATCCGACGAGCCCGCCGAGCGGTGCACGCCAGGCATTTCCGAGGGAGACGACGAGCGCGACGAGCCCGGTCACGGCGAGGACCGTTCCCCAACCGCACAACAGTCGCCGAGCTACCGGCGCGCCGACTCCGCGCGCACTCGCTGCTCGGACGGCGTCGACGGCGGCGTACTGCGCACAGGGCGTGAGCAGCAGCACGAGGTGAATACCGATCTGCATCGCGTACGCCCACGGCCATTCGCCCGGCGCCTCCGCGGTCGAGAGGCCGATCGCGATGGATTGACCGACGCCGATCAGCGCGGCCAGTCGCACCGCAGTCCCGGTCAGCAGCAGCACCGCGAGTACCGATTCCACTAGGAGGGTCAGCCACCCGAATGCGGTGAAGTTCGGCAGCACCACGTGCTCGATCAGCCAGCTGAACGGCGGCAGCACCGGATACTCGACCGCCTCGTGGGTGAGCTGGTACAGCCCGGTGTCGGCGTGTTCACCGAAGTCCGGCGGTGTCTTCCACACGACGTTGTACAGCCACAGCAATCCGGCCAGAATGCGCAGACCCGCCAGAGCCACACCGGAGACCCGCGGTGGCGGTGGCTCCGGGGTGAAGACCAGGTCGAGCGCACGGCCACCCCAGTGCATACGACAAGTGTCACAGCAGTGGGACGCGGGCGTCCATGCTTTGGCCGCGATGGCAACAATCAGCCCCGAGGCTCTGCGCCGCCGTGGCAGGGGAGTCGGTGAACGGGGGCCGATGACACTGGCGGCGATCTTGGCCGGCATGACCGGTTCGGGGATGGTCATCGGGTAGGGGAGTCGTGGCGCTGAGCCGACGGCTACGCCGTGCTGTGCGCCGGCCGAGCCGAGCGCTGAGGCTGCGGGAGATGGACGGATCGACGAATAGGATCGGTGTCTGGGCACTCACTCGGGGGCACCAATTCCTGGAGCCCGGCGTCCGGATCCCTGGGGGGCTCGTGCACAGCGCAGGGGAGGTGAGCGAAATGATAACGCGCACATGGATATTCGGCATTATCCATGACGGTGGTGTGGACGTCCACCGGAGCCGGCGGGGCAGCGTGGTCGGTCTCGCGGTCACCGTACACCGGGACGCTGCGACCACGCATGTGCAATGCGCGCGAACTGTCGCGAATGTGCGGATGGTCGCGCTGATCGTCACAAGCTGTGCGAGTCGGCGCGGCGTCGGTGGATCCTGTGCGTGGAATCTCGGCCATCGTTCGGCGGCGCAGCCGGCGGTCGCAGCCGGCCTACGGAACGTCCGGGCAAAGGGTGGGGACGCTGCGCGCGAGTCAGCGTCCCGCACGCGCGATTCCGCGCGCGAGGCGTCAGGATGCGCGCGAAACTGCCGTCGAATGGCTACACCAAGACGAGGTGGGCGCCCGGACCCTGGGGTGGGTCCACCAGGCTCTCGGGGACGGCCCGAAATCCATTACTTGACATAATGTGGATTATCGGCGAAACGGTGAACTGCGGAAATGTCGACGACCCGGTCGTCGTTGTCCGGCGGATCGTCATCGCCGCGGCCGACTCGCCCGCACGTTGATATCGACGTGTCAGTCCGGTCGGCAGTCGGTCGTGTCGCCGGCGCCCGCAGCTTCATCTGTGCGGTCGGTCGACCGGCGACGAACTGCGCGGGTCACCGGACCGTCGATACATCCTTCGAACCGCGTCCTTCGCGCGTGGGCCTGCATCCGTCGTCGCCGCGACGCCAACGGCTCGCTCCGGTGTCCGTTTCTCGCGGATCTGCGCCCCGAGCGGCACTCGCCCGCCGGTTCCGCCCCTCAACGTCCATCCATGTCATTTCGTCACGTGACGAATGAGTCGGTACGAGTTACGGGACGTTGTAGAACGATTCGACGTTCTCGTGCAGCTTCCGGTACATCGGCGGGGCCTCGTAGGCGTCGGTAACGACTTCGATGTAGGCGGCGGCGTCGGCCTGCTCGGCCGTCCTGAGCGCCTCGTCGAGTTCGCCGCAGGTGTCGGCGCGGGCGGTGAACCAGCCCTGGCAGCCCATCGCATGAGGAAGCTCGGTGTAGTTCCAGGCTGCGATGTCGTTGTAGGCGATCGTCTCGTCCTTGCACAGCATGCGCTCGCTGAGGTAGCCGGAGTTGTTGAGCACGAAGACGATCGGGCGCAAGCCGCGCCGACCGAACTCGCCGATCTCCTGGACGGTCATCTGGTGAGAACCTTCGCCGGTGACCAGGACGAGCCGCCGCCCCGGAGCGCCGACCGCGGCGCCGAACGCCGCCGGAGTCGCCCAACCTATCGACGCCCACAGGGTCTGGTTGTGAAACTCCGCGCCCGCGGGCATCTGCGCGAAAGTCAAACCCAGCGAAGAGGTCCCGGTGTCGGACATGATCACGTCGTCCGGGCGAAAGAAGCCGGCCAGGCGCGGATAGAGCGCGTCGGCGGTGATGGCGTCGTCACCATCACCGGTGACCGGTCCGGGCGTCCCGGGTGCGATGTCCGGTCGTCGAAAGCTCTTGCTCTCACGCGCGGACAGGCGCGCGAGGATGTCGGCCATCTCCACGTTCCGGTAGACCACCGAACCCACGGTGGTGCGGTGATGGTCGATGGTGATCGCCTTTGCCGGGTCCAGGCGAACGGTGTGTCCAGCGGTGTTTCCATCGGTCAACATCGCGCCGATCATCACCACGGCGTCGCACGATTCGACGAATGCGCGGACGGGTTCGCCCATCAGCCGGCCGACGTACATGCCGATGTAGTTCGGGTGATTCTCGCCGAGCACCGACTTGTCGCCGAACATCGTCGCGAAGGGCAGGCCTGCGGCGTCGACGAACGCCGCGGCCGCATCCTGCAGGCCGAGCCGCCTGACCAGCACCCCCGGCAGCACGCATGCCTGACCGGCGTTGCCGAGTGCAGCGTTCACCGCGTCGGTGGCCGCCGCCAGCGCCTCGGGATCGCTGGTCGGCACGCTGGGCGCCGGTGCGGTCGCCAGCACGGGCGTGTCCGCGACGTCGCCGGGAATCGCCATGTAGACCGGACGACGGTGGTACAGCGCTGCGGCGATCAGCCGCTCGGTCTCGGATGCCGCGTTCTGCGGCGTCATGATCGCACTGGCGCACACGATCGGCTCCGCCATCGTGTGGAACAGGTCGAATTCGCCGTTGCCCAACGTGTGATGCACCAGCGCTCGCCCTTCCTGTGTCGCCAGGTTGGGCGTGCCGACCACATGGAACACCGCAAGATGTTCGGCGCACGAGCCCGCAATACCGCTCATCGCGGCCAGTTCGCCCACTCCGAAGGTGGTGCACACCGCGCCGACCCCGCGCATCCGGGCATACCCGTCAGCGGCGTAGGCGGCGTTGAGCTCGTTGCTGCAACCGACCCAATTGATCGCGGCGTGCCCGACGATCGCGTCGTTGACGGGAAACGCGTAATCCCCTGCCACGCCGAAGACGTCGCCGACGCCGATCTCCTCGAGTCGCCCCAAGACGTACTGAATGACGGTCCTGGCCATGAATCGATTGTCGATCGACCCACTGAGGGCACGCAACCGTCCGTCGACCCGAGGTCGATCCGGTGCGCTCCCCCGCCTCCGATACGGCCGTACGGTCGTTTATCGATTATGGTTGTCGTTCTTGACAATGGTGACCGTTGAGTGTGTGGTGCGTAAAACCAGGTCAGACGTGGAGCAGGCTGATGACGACGATGGGTGCAGGGTTGACGGTGATCGGGTTCTCGAATCGGATCCATGTGCTGACGTATCTCGGCATCGCCTGCCTGACCATCGGGCTGACGCTCATCCTGCTCGGCGCACTCGACGTCGGTCTCGGCGGCCGTCGCCACTGGTTCTGAGAGTCTTCGCTGGATTTCGGCGGTAAAGCATTGCTGCGCAAGGGGTTTACTTCGGTTCAGTGCCGCCCGTAAGCGGCGTGCGAGCCCGCAGGAGGACCTTTCGCCGCCCCGGCCCTCGTCTCCGGTCGGAGATCTCCACGTTCCGGATGACGCCGTCTGCGTCGCTCGATGGTGGAACAATGACGCTGTGACTCGTACGAGTGATCGGCTCGAGGGTCTCGTCGAGGCGTTGCTGGATGTCACGTCGGGTCTCGAGTTGCCCGATACGCTGCGCCGCGTCGCCGCCGCGGGGATGCGGCTGACCGGGGCGCGGTACGGCGCGGTCGCGGTTCGGGACGAAAGCGGCACCGGGCTGTCGCAGTGCGTGTACGAGGGGGCCGAGGATCCGGGTCGACCGCCGGCGCCGGACAGGGTGCCGGCGGGGCACCCGCCGCTGCGCGCCTTCCTCGAGGTGCCGATCCTGGTGCGCGGACGGATGTTCGGGAATCTGTACCTGACCGACAAGCGGCACGGCGCGTCGTTCGGTGTCGACGACGAGACCCTCGTGCGCGCGCTGGCGTCCGCCGCGGGCGTCGCGATCGACAATGCCCGCCTCTACGACCAATCGCGGGTGCGTCGGCGTCGGCTCGAGGCGTTGCAGGACGTCAGTACCGAGCTGCTGGCGGGTGGCGATCCGGACCGGGCGCTGCAGCTGGTGGCCGACCGCGCGCTCGAGCTCACCGACGCCGATCAGTCGTTCCTGGCGATGCCGGCCGATCCGGACGAACCGGACGACGATGTGGACGAACTGGTGATCGCGGTGGCGTCGGGTCCGGAGTCGGCGCGGGCGATCGGCCGCCACCTCCCCGTCATGCGTTCGAGCACCGGTCGGGCGTTCCGGATGCGCACGCCGAGCAGTTCCGACCGCCTCGAGTACGCGCCGTTCGACCGCGCGCTCGACGCGTTCGGCCCGGCTCTGATCGTTCCGCTCCGGGCTGCGGGCGGTGTCACCGGCGTTCTCGTGACGATGCGTCGACGCGGGCGTCCGGCGTTCGACGCGGACCAGCTGGCGTTGATGACCTCGTTCGCGGACCAGGCGGCGTTGGCGTTGCGGTTGGCCGCCGCGCAGCGGGAGAAGATCGAGCTGGACCTGCTGGCGGACCGGGACCGGATCGCCCGCGACCTGCACGACCACGTGATCCAGCGGCTATTCGCGGCCGGCTTGTCGTTGCACGGCACGCTGGCGCGTCTCGAGTCGCCGGCTCTGCGCGACCGGATCGATTCGACGATCGACGAGTTGCAGACCGTCATCGGTGACATCCGCACGGCGATCTTCGATCTGCACGACGGCTCCGGTGAACCGGGGCCCCTCGGGCAGCGGGTGCGGCGCGCCGTCGCGGACCTGACCGCGAACTGTTCGATGGGAACGGATGTTCGATTACGGGGTTCGCTCGCGGACCTGTCCCCTGTCGTCGCTGACCATGTCGAGGCGGTGGTGCGGGAGGCGGTGGCCAACGCGGTTCGACACTCGGGCGCCGAGTCCGTGCGCATCGTGGTCGACGTCGGTGACCGGGTGACGGTCGAGGTCGTCGACGACGGATGCGGTATCGGGGAGCCCGTCGAGCGCAGCGGTCTGGCCAATCTGTCGGCGCGTGCTGAGGAGGTCGGGGGGACGTTCGAGTTCGGTTCGAGCGGTGCCGGCGGGACGCAGATCGTGTGGTCGGCACCCGTGGCGGATTGAGCGGAGGGACAGGGCATGGTGGCGGTCGGTGCGTCGTTCGATTCCGATTGCGAGTTGTGCACGCTGTCGGCGGCGGCCGGCGAGGCCGGCGAATGGCTGCTGATGTTCACCGGTTTCGACCCTGCGACAGAGGGCCGGCGGGAGGCGCTGCTGACCCTCGCGAACGGGTACCTGGGCACGCGCGGTGCGTTGCCGGAGTGCCGTGCGGACGGCGTCCACTACCCCGGCGTGTACGTGGCGGGCTGCTACAACCGGCTGACCTCGATCGTGGACGAGACGCGGCACGAGGACGAGAGCCTGGTCAACCTTCCGGACTGGACCGGGGTGACGTTTCGCTCCGGCGGCGGCGAGTGGTTCTCCCCCGCGAGTGGATTCGAGTACGAGCATCATCATGTGGGGCTCGATCTGCGCGGCGGGGTTTTGCTGCGGGAATCGGTCGTCGTCGATGGGCAGGGACGGCGTACCCGGTTGCGTCAGCGCCGGATCGTGTCGATGGCGGACCCGCACCTGGCAGCGGTGGACACGGTCGTGCGACCGGAGAACTGGTCGGGCACGCTGGCGCTGCGGTCGACTCTGGACGCGGACGTGCGGAACTCGAACGTCCCGGATCTGCTTCAGTTCGCCGACCGGCATCTGACCGAGGTGAGTGCCGGGGGCCTGGGGGACGACATGATCTGGTTGCGGGCACAGACGAGTCAGTCGCGGGTGCAGGTGTCGCAGGCGGCCCGGACCCGCGTGCGCGTGGACGGGATGGGGGTCGCGGCGACGCATTCGCGCCGGTTCGAGCCCGAGGCCGTGAGTGACCACGTCGCGGTGGAGGTGCGGCGCGGTCAGCGGGTGGAGATGGAGAAGATCGTCGCGGTGTACACCTCGCGCGATCGTGCGATCTCGGAGGCGCTGTCGGCGGCGCAGGAGTCGGCGCACACGGCGCGGGGGTACGAGGACCTGCTGGCAGCGCACGTCGAGGCGTGGGATGCGCTGTGGCGGCGGTTCGCGGTGTCGCTGGACACGGGCGTGCGGTCGCGTCAGGCGGCGAACGTCCAGATCTTCCACGTACTGCAGACGTTGTCGCCGCACACCGCCGACATGGACGTGGGTGTGCCGGCGCGCGGCCTGCACGGCGAGGCGTACCGGGGCCATGTCTTCTGGGACGACGTGTTCGTGTTCCCGCTACTGAACATGCGACTGCCGGAGCTGACCCGCGCGCTGCTGCTGTACCGGTACCGACGGCTGCCGCACGCGCGGCGGCTCGCGGCCGCGCAGGGGCTGCGGGGCGCGTTGATTCCGTGGCAGAGCGGCAGCGATGGCCGGGAGGAGACGCCGCGGGTGCTGTTCAATCCGCGGTCGGGTCGGTGGATGCCGGACCATTCGCGGCGCCAGTACCACGTGAATGTGGCGGTCGCGTACAACGTGTGGCACTACTGGGAGGCGACTGCCGATCTGGGTTTCCTCGCGGCGTTCGGGGCGGAGATGCTGGTGGAGAACGCGCGGTTCTGGGCGAGCCTGGCGGTGTACGACCCGGCGACGGACCGGTTCGACATCCGCGGGGTGATGGGCCCGGACGAGTTCCACGACGGGTACCCGGACCGGCCGGGGACGGGGATCGACAACAGCGCGTACGTGAACGTGATGATCGCGTGGTCGTTGGCGCGGGCGTTGGACGCCTACCGGATTCTGGGCGAGAACGAGGCCGTGGGGCTGTGGGAACGGCTCGACGTGGACGACGCCGAGCTCGAGTTCTGGGATCGCCTGCGCCGGCGGCTGCGGCTGTGCTTCCTGGACAACGGGCTGCTCGCCCAGTTCGAGGGGTACGAGTCGCTGGCCGAGCTGGACTGGGCGGCGTACCGGGCCAAGTACGGGAACATCGGCCGGCTGGATCTGATCCTGGAGTCCGAGGGAGACAGCTGTATCCGGTATCGGGCGTCCAAGCAGGCGGACGTGTTGATGCTGCTGTACCTGTTCACGGCCGAGGAATTGACGTCGCTCATCGAGGAGCTGGGCTACCCGTTCGATCCGGAGACGATTCCGGACACTGTCGAGTACTACCTGGCGCGGACCACGCACGGGTCGACGCTCAGTCGCGTCGCCCATGCGTGGGTGCTCGCGCGTGGAAACCGGCGCGGGTCGTGGCAGATGCTCGGCGAGTCGCTCGAGGCGGATCTGTCGGACACCCAGGGCGGGACCACGCGGGAAGGGATTCATCTGGGCGCGATGGCGGGGAGCATCGACATCCTCCAGCGCTGCTACAGCGGTTTCGACATCCGCGGCGACGTGCTGTGGCTGCACCCGCTGCTGCCCGACGAGCTGCGGGTTCTCGAGTTCGACATCCGGTACCGCGATCACTGGATCCATCTGCGGTGCGATCACAAGGAGCTGACCGTGTCGACCAAGGCGAGTGCGGCCGCGCCGATCCGCGTCGACATCCACGGGCGGGAGTACGAGTTAGCGGCCGGTGAGTGGGTGACGGTTGCGGCGGACGAACCGTGAAAGGCGGTGCGCGTGAACGGGGACGTGGACAGGACAGGCGTCGTGGTCGGGGTCGACGAGTCCGGCGCGGCGTTCGACGCGTTGGACTGGGCGGCCCGGGTCGCGGGGATGCGGCATGCTCCGCTGCACGTGGCGCACGCGCTGCCGACGCCCGGCGTGTACCTGAGCGGGGCGGCCGTGCTGGCGCAGGCGCAGTTCGACGAGCAGCTGCGGGAGTCGGCGGAAGAGGTGACGGCACGGGCGCGGGAGCAGCTCGGCGCCGATCATCCCGAGGTCGAGTTCACGACCGCGATCTATCCGGGACCACCGGCGTCGGCGTTGCTCGACGTCGGCGCGGACGCCGAGCTGCTGGTGCTCGGTGCGACGGGTGCCGGGACGATCGGTGCGGCACTGGTGGGATCGACAGGTCAGCGGGTCGCCAATCACGCGCGGTGCCCGGTCGCGATCTGCCGGGGAGGCCGGGTGCCGGAACACGATCCGCGGCCGGTGGTGGTGGGTGTGGACGGCAGCGAGTCGAGTGTGCGGGCGGTGGGGGTGGCGTTCGAGTACGCGGCGCTGTTCGGGGTCCCCCTGCTGGCCGTCCACACGTGGGGTCCGGATCGGCCGGTGGACCGGCACGGCGCGTTGCGGCTGGTGGACTGGGCGAGGGTGGAGTCGGAGGCGCGGGCGGTGCTCGGCGAGGCGGTCGCCGGGTGGGTCGACGAGTACCCGGACGTCGAGGTGGACGAGCGCCTCGAGCGGAGCAGCCCCGGGCGGGTGCTGATGGAGTACTCGCGACGGGCGCAGCTGGTCGTGGTCGGCAGCCGTGGCCACAGTCGGCTCCGGGGCGTGTTGCTGGGGTCGACCAGCCAGAACCTGCTGCACCACGCGGAGTGCCCGGTCATCGTGTGCCGGGCGACCCACGAGATCGCCGAGTGACGAACGGCCCTGCCCTCTTCCTCGGGATCGGAGTCGAATGGGGTGTGCAACCGGTTCCGTGGTTGCACGACAGCGAGGAGTGGTCATGTCGAATGTTCCCGCGCGTCGCCGGTCCGTATTTCCCGATCTGACCGAGCTGTTCGACGCCTTTCCCGTGACCGGGTTCCGTCCGCCGTTCGGCGGCAATCTGATTCGGGTCGAAGATCGGGTCGAGGAGGACAAGTACGTGCTGCGGGCCGAGCTGCCCGGGCTCGATCCGGCGACGGACATCAACGTCAGTGTGCAGGACGGTCAGCTGACGATCGAGGCCGAGCGGTCGGAGGAGAGGTCGGAGGGCGGTCGATCGGAGTTCGCGTACGGCTCGTTCAGCCGGACGGTGTCGCTGCCGGCCGGTGCGGACGAGGACCAGGTCGAGGCGAGTTACTCGAAGGGCATTCTCGAGGTGACGGTGGGCCTGGTCGCGAAGGAGCACGGCGCCAAGCACATCGAGGTCAAGCCCGGCGACTGAGGGCTATCGCGAGCGCACCACCAGCAGCGGGCACGTCACGGTGTGCAGCAGGGCGGTGCTGGTCGATCCGAGGGTCATGCCCTGGAATCCGCCGCGCCCGCGACCGCCGACGACGATGAGCCGCGCCCCGGTGCCGTGCATGAGGAGGTTGCGCACGGGCCGGTCCTGCACGACGAGCGCGCGAACCGCGACGTCGGGGTATTTCTCCCGCCAGCCGGCGAGGGCCTCGGCGAGGACCGCGCGTTCCGCCGCCTTGGTGGACGGCCATTCGATCCGGTGCCCGAGGTGCGGGGCGACCGTGCCGACCACGGACAGGTCGCGATCGGACCACGCGTGCAGGGCCACGAGTTCCGCGTGGTGCAGCGACGCCTCCTCGAACGCCGCGGCGGTCGCGGGTTCACCGGCCGGCGAGCCGTCGACGCCGACGACGATCGGGGCGGTGATCATGGGTGGCTCCTCGGCGGTGGTGCGGGGGCGGGTCCGGTGCCGGTCAGCGCGCGGACCAGTTCGAGGCGGGTGATCGTGCCGATCGGGGTGAAGCCGTCGACGACGGGCACCGCGTAGGTGTCGGTGTCGGCGAGCGCGGCCGCGACGTGGGCGATGTCGGTCTCGGCGCGCATCGCGAGGACGGGGGTGGTCATCGCGTCGGCGACCGCGCCGGCCGCGGCCGCCCCGAGGTCGGTGTCGGACAGGACCGTTCGGATGCGTTCGAGCAGGTGCGTGGCGGTGAGGATGCCGACGAGATGACCGGCGGCGTCGACGACCTGGAGGGTCGCCTCGGGGGCGGTGCCGAGCAGCCGTGCGGCGTGCGCGAGCGTGGCGTGCTCCGGGACGGTGACGACCTGTCGGGTCATGATGTCGCCGGCGCGCATCGCTCACTCCCCGGCCCGGGCCGTGGCGCGGGCGTGATCGAGGAGGATGCGCCGTTCGGCGGCGGCGATGACGCGTCGGGTGCGGGCCGCGGAGTCCGGCGTCACGGACACCGAGGTGATGCCGCGGCGGACGAGGTGCTCGGCGAGGCGGGTGTCGGTGGAGACGGCCTGCCCGCACAGCGACGTCGTCATCCCGGCGGCGTGGGCGCGGTCGATGATGCGGTCGATGGCGTCGAGCACGGCCGGGTCCATGGTGTCGAACAGGTCCTTGCACACTTCGGAGTCGCGGTCGACGCCGAGCATCAGTTGGGTCAGGTCGTTGCTGCCGATG
This genomic stretch from Prescottella soli harbors:
- a CDS encoding Rv1678 family membrane protein; translation: MHWGGRALDLVFTPEPPPPRVSGVALAGLRILAGLLWLYNVVWKTPPDFGEHADTGLYQLTHEAVEYPVLPPFSWLIEHVVLPNFTAFGWLTLLVESVLAVLLLTGTAVRLAALIGVGQSIAIGLSTAEAPGEWPWAYAMQIGIHLVLLLTPCAQYAAVDAVRAASARGVGAPVARRLLCGWGTVLAVTGLVALVVSLGNAWRAPLGGLVGYEKLEFSLGNYNLVGALVLLAVSALMLAAALARVPVLASAAAVLAAAAAVSIYVQLGRTDVWLGATATTAAVFVSAAVVAAATRRLLVQSAPATDVDAARSPETQGD
- a CDS encoding alpha-keto acid decarboxylase family protein — its product is MARTVIQYVLGRLEEIGVGDVFGVAGDYAFPVNDAIVGHAAINWVGCSNELNAAYAADGYARMRGVGAVCTTFGVGELAAMSGIAGSCAEHLAVFHVVGTPNLATQEGRALVHHTLGNGEFDLFHTMAEPIVCASAIMTPQNAASETERLIAAALYHRRPVYMAIPGDVADTPVLATAPAPSVPTSDPEALAAATDAVNAALGNAGQACVLPGVLVRRLGLQDAAAAFVDAAGLPFATMFGDKSVLGENHPNYIGMYVGRLMGEPVRAFVESCDAVVMIGAMLTDGNTAGHTVRLDPAKAITIDHHRTTVGSVVYRNVEMADILARLSARESKSFRRPDIAPGTPGPVTGDGDDAITADALYPRLAGFFRPDDVIMSDTGTSSLGLTFAQMPAGAEFHNQTLWASIGWATPAAFGAAVGAPGRRLVLVTGEGSHQMTVQEIGEFGRRGLRPIVFVLNNSGYLSERMLCKDETIAYNDIAAWNYTELPHAMGCQGWFTARADTCGELDEALRTAEQADAAAYIEVVTDAYEAPPMYRKLHENVESFYNVP
- a CDS encoding sensor histidine kinase; the protein is MTRTSDRLEGLVEALLDVTSGLELPDTLRRVAAAGMRLTGARYGAVAVRDESGTGLSQCVYEGAEDPGRPPAPDRVPAGHPPLRAFLEVPILVRGRMFGNLYLTDKRHGASFGVDDETLVRALASAAGVAIDNARLYDQSRVRRRRLEALQDVSTELLAGGDPDRALQLVADRALELTDADQSFLAMPADPDEPDDDVDELVIAVASGPESARAIGRHLPVMRSSTGRAFRMRTPSSSDRLEYAPFDRALDAFGPALIVPLRAAGGVTGVLVTMRRRGRPAFDADQLALMTSFADQAALALRLAAAQREKIELDLLADRDRIARDLHDHVIQRLFAAGLSLHGTLARLESPALRDRIDSTIDELQTVIGDIRTAIFDLHDGSGEPGPLGQRVRRAVADLTANCSMGTDVRLRGSLADLSPVVADHVEAVVREAVANAVRHSGAESVRIVVDVGDRVTVEVVDDGCGIGEPVERSGLANLSARAEEVGGTFEFGSSGAGGTQIVWSAPVAD
- a CDS encoding glycoside hydrolase family 65 protein — encoded protein: MVAVGASFDSDCELCTLSAAAGEAGEWLLMFTGFDPATEGRREALLTLANGYLGTRGALPECRADGVHYPGVYVAGCYNRLTSIVDETRHEDESLVNLPDWTGVTFRSGGGEWFSPASGFEYEHHHVGLDLRGGVLLRESVVVDGQGRRTRLRQRRIVSMADPHLAAVDTVVRPENWSGTLALRSTLDADVRNSNVPDLLQFADRHLTEVSAGGLGDDMIWLRAQTSQSRVQVSQAARTRVRVDGMGVAATHSRRFEPEAVSDHVAVEVRRGQRVEMEKIVAVYTSRDRAISEALSAAQESAHTARGYEDLLAAHVEAWDALWRRFAVSLDTGVRSRQAANVQIFHVLQTLSPHTADMDVGVPARGLHGEAYRGHVFWDDVFVFPLLNMRLPELTRALLLYRYRRLPHARRLAAAQGLRGALIPWQSGSDGREETPRVLFNPRSGRWMPDHSRRQYHVNVAVAYNVWHYWEATADLGFLAAFGAEMLVENARFWASLAVYDPATDRFDIRGVMGPDEFHDGYPDRPGTGIDNSAYVNVMIAWSLARALDAYRILGENEAVGLWERLDVDDAELEFWDRLRRRLRLCFLDNGLLAQFEGYESLAELDWAAYRAKYGNIGRLDLILESEGDSCIRYRASKQADVLMLLYLFTAEELTSLIEELGYPFDPETIPDTVEYYLARTTHGSTLSRVAHAWVLARGNRRGSWQMLGESLEADLSDTQGGTTREGIHLGAMAGSIDILQRCYSGFDIRGDVLWLHPLLPDELRVLEFDIRYRDHWIHLRCDHKELTVSTKASAAAPIRVDIHGREYELAAGEWVTVAADEP
- a CDS encoding universal stress protein, which codes for MNGDVDRTGVVVGVDESGAAFDALDWAARVAGMRHAPLHVAHALPTPGVYLSGAAVLAQAQFDEQLRESAEEVTARAREQLGADHPEVEFTTAIYPGPPASALLDVGADAELLVLGATGAGTIGAALVGSTGQRVANHARCPVAICRGGRVPEHDPRPVVVGVDGSESSVRAVGVAFEYAALFGVPLLAVHTWGPDRPVDRHGALRLVDWARVESEARAVLGEAVAGWVDEYPDVEVDERLERSSPGRVLMEYSRRAQLVVVGSRGHSRLRGVLLGSTSQNLLHHAECPVIVCRATHEIAE
- a CDS encoding Hsp20/alpha crystallin family protein, which codes for MSNVPARRRSVFPDLTELFDAFPVTGFRPPFGGNLIRVEDRVEEDKYVLRAELPGLDPATDINVSVQDGQLTIEAERSEERSEGGRSEFAYGSFSRTVSLPAGADEDQVEASYSKGILEVTVGLVAKEHGAKHIEVKPGD
- a CDS encoding universal stress protein, which encodes MITAPIVVGVDGSPAGEPATAAAFEEASLHHAELVALHAWSDRDLSVVGTVAPHLGHRIEWPSTKAAERAVLAEALAGWREKYPDVAVRALVVQDRPVRNLLMHGTGARLIVVGGRGRGGFQGMTLGSTSTALLHTVTCPLLVVRSR
- a CDS encoding CBS domain-containing protein produces the protein MRAGDIMTRQVVTVPEHATLAHAARLLGTAPEATLQVVDAAGHLVGILTATHLLERIRTVLSDTDLGAAAAGAVADAMTTPVLAMRAETDIAHVAAALADTDTYAVPVVDGFTPIGTITRLELVRALTGTGPAPAPPPRSHP